From Anopheles maculipalpis chromosome X, idAnoMacuDA_375_x, whole genome shotgun sequence:
TCTTATCAGAGAGTTGCCGTCAAATTTTGGTTCTAAGTCAGGAACTTTTGGCATTCATTTTTGTCAGAACGCATCAATTTTTGTCCATCAGGTAGTGATGGGAAAGCTTCATTCTTTTctcggaacggaacgaaattGGTTTATTTTCCGAATGGAACAGAATGAACCTGGTAGGTTCTTTGAACCTGCTCTTGaccaaaaatttttaaaagcgtCTCAGTGTCTGCATATGGCTGGGGTTGTCAGTCTAGTTTTCTCGTCTACGCCACAATATCGTGGATCCTTCCTTAGAGAGGATCacaaaaattattgtttcaCCCGATTTCTATTTCTTGGCTTCTAATTCTCAACTAGGTCACGCGGACCATAGACtggctgataccacgtagttagttgaataatcagtcctcaactACGGGAGAACGCTCCCGGATGGGATAACCCCTGACTTTAAGGAACAAACCTAATAGGTTCGAAACGAAATTCTCATCATAAAATTGTTGCCTTCGAGCCAAAAATGGATGAGCATAATTCCTTACTTCGAAACAACATTTAGCGGCAACGACTGTATCAGACAGTTGCACGCCGGAAGCCGCCATTTGCGAGCGTGAATTGTGTagcatatatatataaatatttaaaggcATAACTAAACTCTAAAGTATTGATACGTAAGCGGTAAGATGTGCGGGCTAGAAAAACGTCCCTTACTAGGAAACTCGCTAGGAATGGTACGATTTATCCaagaaaacaatattaattATCTTACGCTCTTAACACGCAAAAAACAGGCACATCTAGGCTGTAGTGGTAGGGGTGTGCTGCGGCAAAGCAAGCTGCAAACACTTGGAGGACACCCTCGTTTAGAGCATCAAGAATCGGGAACAACACATAGAGTGCACACGCGTTTGGTGGAGCTTACTTCGTGGTTCCCTTTCCATAATGCGCGTGTGCGCGTGATTTGTTGGTATGAAACGTTTTTACCTACCTTGAGCAGAGTTTGAGCGCCGAGTAGTACACGGAAAAGACGCTGATTAGGAAGTGTACCGCTAGCGCCACCAGCAGCCCTGTTCCGGCTGTGACTGCACCCCAGATAAGCTGCAGCATTCCCAGATAAGTAGATCGAGGAGGTCGTTTGTGTGCGTTGGTTGACGAGAGGGCGAAACAGAATGAAGTAGAGagggaaaagaaatagaaagacCATAGAACAAAGTTATCATATTGTATTCGCTCACTTTTCCTAAACTAAAAAGAGATCtcttttgacaaaaaaaaaaaaaaaacagtttaatCTGATGATTTTTTGGTGGCATGTATTAGCTGCACAACGCAAGTATCATATGTTTCAGATGAGATATCACCAGAACATTTTAGCTCTCGGATATTTAACGTTATGTCCCGGTTTCATCTCGCCAATGAGAAATCGACTTGCGCGTACTTCATTTCAATGTGAAGTCCTTAGAATTCTCGACGATAAGAGATCGGATGACTACTTCGGATAACAACTTCATCAGGGAGATCCGGAAGAATCGCTTCTACTAAGTACCTCACCAATTCTAATTTCAGTAAACCCACCAGGTTGGCATCAGTATCAGTATACAGTCAGTCgaaaagatttcaaagaaatCGTGAGAATACCAAGAGGGCAGTACATACCGCTATGTAGCGCTACCTTGGCACTGATCACACTGAATACTATCGCGAAGCTTACCTCATCCTGTTGGGCCAGATTTGCGTCCCGAACTGCCCCAATACCGGTAAGTGCTAGTCCGAGTGTGCTAGACGCAACGCAGATCAGGTTCACCGCCAGAAAGCCTGTTTTCGCCATCTTCACGTTCATCAAACCAAGCGAACCGGCAATGCCTGCAATAGCACCGCACCACAAACCCGTACCGGCCATCGCTAGCGAAGCATTCCGGGCAATGACGAGCCCACCGAGCGCTGCCAACGTAACGCTCAGTAGCAGCTGTATCAGCCCCAGAATCACCGTCGACGGAAGCCGTTTGCGCTTTGGTACACCGCACCCAGGTGAGTAGAGCAGATTTGCCAGGGAGGCACTGGGTTGGGGTGGATTTTTGGTAGATGCGTCCAGCTGTGACAGATTGGCGTCTTTGTGCTCTCGCTGGCTCTGTCTGCATTTGGTTTGCTTGTCCAGTTTGCTACCGGCACGTCCACCGGTACGTCCAGTCACTTCCGGTTGTGACTTCGCATTACCATCACTTCCAACCTTGCCCAGCTCAGTTTGATTCGTACCGTTcgttggtggtgatgtttCGGACGCCTTTAACGACTGATCGGCACCAGCAGTCGCTGTCGAATCTTTACCACCGGCCAACGGAGTACTGTAAAAATGGCCCGAATCCGGATACCCGTCGTGTTTGGAGATGATCGATATCTGTGAGTCGGTGAGACTGTTCTTCACGTTGTTCGGGTTAACGTTCTCGAAGACGGCCCGTGTGGAGGATAGTAGCTCGTCACGCCGATCGTCGTCCATGGTGTCGCCTGCCTCGAGCCGATCCACCAGCGACACGCTAGTGTTCATCTCGTCTATCTCCTTGCGAATCTCTCGCTCTAACTGCTCCATACTGCACCGCGATCCAGTTTGGTCCGGAAGTTTCAGTTTAGTCGGGATGGTGGTGTTCCCTTCTGCACCTTTGCTTGTGTTGATTGTGAGCTGGAATAAGCAGAATAGAAAAATGTTATACTAGTCAGACAGTTTGAAGATCAGTTTAGAGAGGGatggggggggaggggagatagagagagagagagagagagagagagagagagagagatagagggaGCATATGAAAGGGAAAATCAGCATCACATATCAGGTAAAGGTAGGATGAAAACTCTCAAGGCTTTTTCACCATATCACCAAGAGCCTGCGTAAATAAGATGGTTCTGCATATTTTCTCTTCGATGTGGCGCTTGAGAGAGCCATCCGAGGATACGTTGTTTGCATATACATAATCGATTTGGGACTCTCCTTTGTAGCAGAACTTTACCTAACTATCGGTCAAACTGTGCAAAACCTCGGCATAATCTAAATACTCCTATatgcctctgagacatggactctGTCCAAAAGAGCAGGATTCATCTGCAGAAGGCCAAGatcaagagagaaaaaaaagttagccTCACATGGCTGGAAGGACAACTACTCTACAGCAAATAGGACTTATAGCCCAGGCTCCATGTTTTGAGAATGACTTCGTTCCGCACTAACAAAGGATGTTTGGTAGGGCCAAGTTAAGTTGGAGCAGAGCGATCATTTATAATCCCAATACTTCAAAAGTCTGTGAGACATGGACTCTGTCCAAAACTGAAGAATTCATCTTTGCTATGATCCAGAGCTTCTTTCCGTACATGTATGTTTGGAAGGACAAAATTGTTGTGATTAAAAGCCAAAAAACAATGAGCTGTCTAACTACTTTATAGCAAGTCAGAGCGCGAGTCCAGGCTCCGGTGGGCTAGTCATATCACGGGAATGGCATCGTTCCATTCTTACTGAGGATGTCTTACTGAGGAGTGCCAATACTCCGCAAGCCTGTGAAACATGGACTCTGTCCAAAAGCTTGGCCCCATATGTCTGGAAGGATAAAACTAGAGTTTTGCTTCAGACAAACAAACTCGATAGGCGGTCCTACTACTCGACAGCAAATTAGACCCTGACTTGATGATCGGGGTGCACGATCCAGAAGAAGCCTGGTAGGCCCTAGTTAAAACGGATAGATGTCATTGATGCCTTCATCTTCATAACCAAGATTTTGGAATATATCCAAAATTACATTACTTGTAGCCATCGGTCAAGCTGTTACAATTGAATCATCTACTACGGCAGCAGAGACAGTGAAAGAGATGTCTTCAAGTTGTTCAAGCATCATCTGCTTGCAATAACGAAGCTCATCTCACAGCAAGATCTTCTCGTCTAGCTGTGTGCTAAATGAGAATCAGGCAATCGATCCAAAATAAGAAATTAACGCCGATTATGATTACTGCTGAAGCATTGAAGACATGAATGCATCCAATAATCCTACATTTAGCATGCTCTGTAACCTGAGCACGAAATCTGTCAGATATAGCCGCTATATATCTGACGGGGGTGGCCCCCTAAATAATCTCGCACAACCCCATCTCGATGGGAACATTATGATTTCTCATCGAATAATCgtaccgaaaccgaaacaaatCAACGCGAGAAATGTTTATTGCGTTGAAACTCGAGTGGAAAGCGACGATGATAAATGGACTGTCTACGCTCAATTCGCTCACCAAAACTTCGTGTAAACGGTACCTTATATCTGTTCAGCaggtcgaaaaaaaaggggtggcAACCATCTTTTCGAAGAAATCGGTTCCAAAACATTGCAGCCGCCATCTTACTGTGGatgggcagcaaaaaaaaagggcttcgATTTTCGTTTTCCCGCCGATGGTAGTAATCCCGTAACTGCATCGATTTCCCTATCCGTCCACTAGCCTAGGCACAAatggatcgaatcgaatccGCTTCACGCGTTATGTGATTTTCTCcccgagaaagaaaaaaaaaatccgtcacGGAACCGGTGTAACGGTAACACACAACGCACGATTGCGTAACGCTCGTCTCTCGTCTATTATCAATCGAGCGAGATGCGTCCAATGCTGGAGATACGTTTCGGAAGATTTCGTACAGgttccacacaaaaaaaaaatcgaagatGCCCATCCATTGCTCACACCGTTTGACCGTTGATTTCTACTTCCGTGTGGCCGCTGTGGTGAGTTGAGAGTTTTCTTCGCCTCTCGGTGTCTTCTTGTTGATGATCTCGGCCACGAGTCTCTCGATATTATGATTGGTCCTCCAATGGTGCCGATACTGGTGATGTACCCGAAGGTGTATGAAGAAAGATGAGGGCGCAAAAGTTGAAGTATAAATATCCAAAAATTAACGCACCAATGTAAAGGAAAGTTGGGAAAGCTACGATTTTCGTTTACGTTTATTTggtagctgtgtgtgtgtgtgtgtgtgttatttttttaaatttcttctccTACTGGGCAGAGGGCGCCCTGCGCTTTTGCTGATGTTTCCCGTGCGCACCGGAACTGGGACGCCCGCACAAACAAAAGGGAAAGGggcgaaaaacaaatcacttcACAACGGCCCCCTTTCTGCTCGCGAAGCATCACCCAAAAACGTCCAGCTTGTGCCGCTGTGGAAAGTggaaatcgaaagaaaaatggaacccCCTTAAAACACGTCACCGTCAACCCTCATCGGTCCAAGAGTCGCTGAGCAGTGGTGTCAATTTGCGCGTTTTGATGGCGCGTGTCATTCTTCTCCAGTTCCCATTACGGTTGCGTTttggtgcgtgcgtgtgtgtgtgtgtctgttttccCTTCAGCTTTTCGGTGGGTGGCccttttgttggtttttgtggGGCAACAATTCATTGTCCTACGTGAAAGTCGTGAAGAGACCCCTTCAGACGCCGATCGTGACCTGCTGCGCGGTGCATTCGGTGCATTCCGACAGCTTGCGTTCTGGTCGATTTGACATTACGCGCTTTTGCTACGGCACCCCACACCGATCGGATGTGGAGAGTATGGCCCTTCTTTTCTGGCTGGGAAAGTGTTGGAAAAGCGAGGTAATGTAAACCGTCGGTTTTGGTAAAGATTAGTAAATCCGCACGCGGATAAGCCTCTGCATTGCATATGCAATCCAAGGTTTTCACTTCTAGTAGTAGTACGCCAACGCGCACCACTTGCAGGGCACTTGGTAAGAGTTGCGCCAAGAATGCGGCACATGGAGAAACACTAGGAAAGCgtgaaggagaaagagagagagagaaatcgaTTTGGAGCGTTGCCCCGTTTGCCCCAGAATGTTGGTCAAGATTTGAAGGGTACCAAGATGGAGGGCTACCAATGGCGGCGGTGGGGTCTGATTGTTAGAGTCCGATTAATTGCCACACGTGCCGTGATTAGTTTCACCCAGGAATgtgccaaacacacacacacactggtaAGTGTTGagttaaagctttttttttgttgaacctCTCCCCCTATTCGTCTTTTCAACCCGCCAAGTTCAATTAGTTCCATAgagatatatttattttttgctgtctCGGTCTCCCTcgtcttgtttttatttagccGCCTATAAGCCCTTATCCTACGATCGCGTTATGCTAGGTCTACTAGCTTGGGCAACCGAGCTTGTGTGAAATCGCGGTACAGTGTGCGTGCCTAGGTCTACGCAACAATCTAGCTCCCAAATGGTTTGCCAATAGTTTCCACTTGCACTGAAAGTGTTAATAGGAGCAGGTTGAAACCGACCTACGCGAACTTAGCATGATTGAAGTAGGGTTTTGGACAAGCTCTGTGGGATGTAAAGGAATCCAAAGGTGAAGTTGAATTGTTTGCAGCATTTAAATGTTGACATACTTCTGGAAGGTTCTGGGGAACCTTAGATTTGGAGTATCGGAAATTTGGAGCAACGGAAATCCACAGGTTGGAGAACATCAGTGCTGTACATGTTAAGAGTTAAATGTCCTCATTTTTAGTGatggtttcttcttcttggcctgccgtttgaagaacggCGCCGCGGTTTTGGAGAGCCTTAGTACTGAAGATCGTCATTTTTTTAGAGGACCTTCGTGTTGGAAACCCTAAGTTTTAGCGAACCTCAATGGAGATCGCCATTTTAAGTGAGAGAAGCTCaatgttgaaaaattctgGAGATCCCAAATTCTGAATAGCGTAATTTTTAGTTATGCTTAATTTTTTGGAGCTCTGGGGACATTCAGTTTTCATTCAGTAATGGAAATCCTCAATCTGGAGATCATCACAACTGGAGAACCTTGAAGTGTTTAATATCCTCATTTTTAGTGTCGTTTTAGATATGATGAACTAGAttccttattttttattcactgAAAAACGGCCAGACTCCACTATAAATTGCGGAATTCCAGATTTCAGTTTTGTATTGCGCTCAGTGCTGAATATTCTCATTTTATTAGAAGCTCAGTGTTGGAAAACCTCAGCATGAGAGAACCTCAGTACGGGAGACCTTAATTCTAGCGAATATtagttttgaaatgtttcaatgttGAAAAACTTTAGTACTAGAGAACCTAAGGACTCTCATTATTGAAGATCCAGGACAGTCCTGTAAGAAAGCTGATAGCGGCGGTTGTCTTCGACCCGGCAGGACTGCTGAATTCGGAGAGCTCTAGGATGAAGCTTTTACTATCATCACTAATTTAAAGCTTTCCAACGAAAACTATGACTTCAGTCGATCGGACATTTTGGATCGATTCTCCTATTTTAGCATTAGCCCAGCGCCTAGTTTGCAACCATTACGATAAAGTTGGAATATATTTCGTTCTAGTGGTCTCCAATCGAACCTGCTACCAAGCGTATCGCTTGTCAGATTACACCTGCTCCGGGTCGAAGTCAGAGAACCATGGACACTCGGCTAGCGCGAACGATCCCATACcgcccaaaaccaaaaaatccaTACCACGGTACAGTCAAATTGGGCTTGCCTTCCCATAGCCGGGCCGCTCCCCACCGGTTGAGTGCGTGCTGGcggtattattatttaattcctttccattttattacaaAGCCACACGCCGCGATTGCTATTTTACGTAAAAGACGTCGGCCGTCGGTGACGGTTGACCGCAGCACGATTGCGATAACCGGTTCACGCTTGTTGGCCGTTGTTGCTTTTTCGTCGGTTCACGAATTGCTTTTATCCACCCTACATACCCTCACTGCGGTGTGGGCCTGGCGACCCAAACATTCAAGCAAGTGTGACCTCTCCAATGGGGAGGGTTGGGCCCACCCGGGAAAAAGGGAGTTGCGGTACGATTTTATGTAAAAAGGCAAAGGAGAATGAACGCCAAAaatccacatacacacacgttttACAAtaatgaacacaaaaaaaagctcactttcattttcaacGAATGTAGATAGCGGTGTTACCACACACCATCGCTGAGagtgtaacatttttttttgttaaaaactgATCAACCTTAAGAGGTATTGTTTTGGGGGAGGTTTTATGGCGATATCCTAAACGCAATTCCATTCTTAATCGGACGTTTATCGACGGTTCAAGTCACCTTGCGCGGGAAATgaa
This genomic window contains:
- the LOC126562152 gene encoding uncharacterized protein LOC126562152, which produces MEQLEREIRKEIDEMNTSVSLVDRLEAGDTMDDDRRDELLSSTRAVFENVNPNNVKNSLTDSQISIISKHDGYPDSGHFYSTPLAGGKDSTATAGADQSLKASETSPPTNGTNQTELGKVGSDGNAKSQPEVTGRTGGRAGSKLDKQTKCRQSQREHKDANLSQLDASTKNPPQPSASLANLLYSPGCGVPKRKRLPSTVILGLIQLLLSVTLAALGGLVIARNASLAMAGTGLWCGAIAGIAGSLGLMNVKMAKTGFLAVNLICVASSTLGLALTGIGAVRDANLAQQDELIWGAVTAGTGLLVALAVHFLISVFSVYYSALKLCSRPTQKLQMIDNVMHSNSQAFMTQQKVEDYINSLHVEPGVKDMMYQTMMKRSYGSMYGEKHRGDNYSTGTSQRVMLVPAGAGNGLPPMMPMYPPVQTSPGNSPMMYPPNLMPPGVPQQYQPYPESALMEAQISRANRKRSTMRMNNERNSAEMERPRRKSDSDLEKTFTYTGLDRDIADSYLAKEEEKLTGSIVSNSGMQVTPPHTYHHDLMLIDHRTHFERYNDIHM